Proteins from a single region of Labedella gwakjiensis:
- a CDS encoding carbohydrate ABC transporter permease encodes MANTTLGSTPKRRTDARTTRPDDRPSAPPLPTLRKPKPQVGRHVLLAVLALFTLFPVLLVVSTTLKTPEDVRVNPFGFFSTISLQNIVDAWTVGRFSDYLLNSILLTVPSTILVVAFSTMAGYTFARLPFRGRTAMFYLVVLGLLVPFFTYMIPLYFQLRSMGLLDTLLGAVLLLTSGGLSFGTFFMRAFFSDLPVELEQAARVDGASELQIFLRVMLPLARSGMGALTVFTFLGNWNNFLIPLLYLPGGDFRPLTSGLYMFTGGRSLDIGPLAAGTLITILPIIVLFIVLQRQVTQGFLSGAVKG; translated from the coding sequence ATGGCGAACACGACTCTCGGCTCGACACCGAAGCGCCGCACCGACGCTCGCACGACCCGACCAGATGACCGTCCGAGCGCGCCGCCGCTCCCCACGCTGCGGAAGCCGAAGCCGCAAGTCGGTCGGCACGTGCTCCTCGCCGTCCTCGCCCTCTTCACGCTCTTCCCCGTCCTGCTCGTGGTCTCCACGACGCTCAAGACGCCGGAGGACGTGCGGGTGAACCCGTTCGGGTTCTTCTCCACGATCTCGCTGCAGAACATCGTCGATGCGTGGACGGTCGGGAGGTTCAGCGACTACCTGTTGAACAGCATCCTGCTGACCGTGCCGAGTACGATCCTCGTCGTCGCGTTCTCGACGATGGCGGGGTACACGTTCGCCCGGCTCCCATTCCGCGGGCGGACCGCGATGTTCTATCTCGTGGTGCTCGGCCTGCTCGTGCCGTTCTTCACCTACATGATCCCGCTCTACTTCCAGCTGCGGTCGATGGGGCTCCTCGACACCCTCCTGGGTGCCGTGCTCCTCCTCACGTCGGGAGGGCTGTCGTTCGGGACCTTCTTCATGCGGGCGTTCTTCTCCGACCTGCCCGTGGAGCTCGAACAGGCGGCGCGCGTCGACGGCGCTTCCGAGCTGCAGATCTTCCTGCGGGTGATGCTGCCGCTCGCCCGATCCGGGATGGGTGCGCTCACCGTCTTCACGTTCCTCGGCAACTGGAACAACTTCCTCATCCCGTTGCTCTACCTGCCGGGCGGCGACTTCCGTCCCCTCACGTCGGGGCTCTACATGTTCACCGGCGGACGGTCGCTCGACATCGGTCCGCTCGCGGCCGGAACGCTCATCACGATCCTCCCGATCATCGTGCTCTTCATCGTCCTGCAGCGTCAGGTGACGCAGGGCTTCCTGTCGGGGGCGGTCAAAGGATGA
- a CDS encoding ABC transporter substrate-binding protein: protein MRKRLVLGTAAIIALTLSGCTGGAPQTDSDPDSIRYLIGQPEDTADLDLVKEDLKAFEEETGISVKLDVVPSENMRTVLQTQLRSGEGPDVFGYDTGPGFAGALEKAGLLYDLTDAYAENDWPIYDFAQERVTFGGKLVGIPNDIESVGLFYNKTMFDDLGIEQPQTLDDLTAAAETIRDNDVIPFAVSDKEGWQGGHLLSMVLSSELGGDAIEELIAGDASWDSPEVVDALSVLADYNADEFFTPSATAVTYDNANALFYSGKAAINPTGSWLAQDIERNVDFEVGYMPFPASDSPGIFSGGLGSGLFISKSTSKADAAVQFLNWNVTEEHGKWQVENQQSIPAFPVDTTDIEASPLFTQILADAAKIADGTGDFGYNVDVLMSDTFNEAMWDGVQALLTGQKKPDQVAADLEKNY from the coding sequence ATGAGGAAAAGACTGGTGCTCGGCACCGCGGCGATCATCGCCCTCACTCTCTCCGGTTGTACGGGCGGTGCCCCACAGACGGACTCGGACCCGGATTCCATCCGCTACCTCATCGGCCAGCCCGAGGACACCGCGGATCTCGACCTCGTCAAGGAGGACCTCAAGGCCTTCGAGGAGGAGACCGGGATCTCCGTGAAGCTCGACGTCGTGCCGTCCGAGAACATGCGGACCGTCCTCCAGACGCAGCTGCGCTCCGGCGAGGGTCCCGACGTGTTCGGCTACGACACGGGTCCCGGTTTCGCCGGCGCGCTCGAGAAGGCCGGGCTCCTCTACGACCTCACCGACGCGTACGCCGAGAACGACTGGCCCATCTACGACTTCGCCCAGGAGCGCGTCACCTTCGGCGGGAAGCTCGTGGGCATCCCGAACGACATCGAGAGCGTCGGACTCTTCTACAACAAGACCATGTTCGACGATCTCGGAATCGAGCAGCCGCAGACGCTCGACGACCTCACGGCCGCAGCCGAGACCATCCGCGACAACGACGTCATCCCCTTCGCCGTGAGCGACAAGGAGGGCTGGCAGGGTGGCCACCTCCTGAGCATGGTTCTCTCGAGCGAGCTCGGCGGAGACGCCATCGAGGAGCTCATCGCTGGCGACGCCTCGTGGGATTCGCCGGAGGTCGTCGACGCGCTCTCGGTGCTCGCCGACTACAACGCCGACGAGTTCTTCACCCCCTCCGCGACCGCCGTCACGTACGACAATGCCAACGCGCTGTTCTACTCCGGCAAGGCCGCGATCAATCCGACGGGCAGCTGGCTCGCGCAGGACATCGAGCGGAACGTCGACTTCGAGGTGGGATACATGCCCTTCCCGGCCTCCGACTCGCCCGGCATCTTCAGCGGCGGACTCGGCTCGGGTCTCTTCATCTCGAAGTCCACGTCGAAGGCCGACGCGGCCGTGCAGTTCTTGAACTGGAACGTCACGGAGGAGCACGGCAAGTGGCAGGTCGAGAACCAGCAGAGCATCCCGGCGTTCCCCGTCGACACGACGGACATCGAGGCGTCGCCGCTCTTCACGCAGATCCTCGCGGACGCGGCGAAGATCGCCGACGGAACGGGCGACTTCGGCTACAACGTCGACGTCCTCATGTCCGACACCTTCAACGAGGCGATGTGGGACGGCGTCCAGGCCCTGCTCACCGGCCAGAAGAAGCCGGACCAGGTGGCGGCCGACCTCGAGAAGAACTACTGA
- a CDS encoding zinc-dependent alcohol dehydrogenase, which translates to MGRMISFTSPRVAEVVDEESPSLAPDEVRISTLYSGISAGTELTAYRGTNPYLNKRWDEERRLFVDGSTSFEYPVNGWGYEEVGEVVEVGSDVTTVAVGDVIWGTWGHRTETIQKVERAEKRILPKDADPRIGIFSHIGAIALNVILDADIHVGETVAVFGLGVPGQLVAQLARLNGARVIAVDGVASRRELAKELGADEVIDATAGGVAERIRELTGGLGADVCLEVSGNYAAMHEAIRSVAYSSRVCVAGFMQGEGTGLRLGEEFHHNRVAVIASQISGVAPVLRHRWDEYRLQRTAVGLAVSGKLRVTELISHTMPLEQGRAAFELLDEAPRDVLQVVLDAKAV; encoded by the coding sequence ATGGGTCGCATGATCAGCTTCACCTCCCCTCGCGTCGCCGAGGTCGTCGACGAGGAATCGCCGTCGCTCGCGCCGGACGAGGTCCGCATCTCGACCCTGTACTCCGGCATCTCCGCCGGCACGGAGCTGACCGCGTACCGGGGGACGAACCCGTACCTCAACAAGAGGTGGGACGAGGAGCGGCGCCTCTTCGTCGACGGGTCGACGAGTTTCGAGTACCCCGTGAACGGCTGGGGCTACGAGGAGGTCGGCGAGGTCGTCGAGGTGGGCTCCGACGTCACCACCGTGGCCGTCGGTGACGTCATCTGGGGCACGTGGGGCCACCGCACGGAGACCATCCAGAAGGTGGAGCGCGCCGAGAAGAGGATCCTGCCGAAAGACGCAGACCCGCGCATCGGCATCTTCTCCCACATCGGGGCCATCGCCCTCAACGTGATCCTCGACGCCGACATCCACGTGGGCGAGACGGTCGCCGTGTTCGGTCTCGGCGTGCCCGGGCAGCTCGTCGCGCAGCTCGCGCGCCTCAACGGGGCCCGGGTGATCGCCGTGGACGGCGTCGCATCCCGCCGTGAACTCGCGAAGGAACTGGGCGCCGACGAGGTCATCGACGCGACGGCCGGGGGAGTGGCTGAGCGAATCCGCGAGCTCACGGGCGGCCTCGGCGCCGACGTCTGTCTCGAGGTCTCGGGCAACTACGCCGCGATGCACGAGGCCATCCGCTCCGTCGCCTACAGCTCTCGGGTCTGTGTGGCCGGGTTCATGCAGGGTGAGGGCACGGGCCTCCGTCTCGGCGAGGAGTTCCACCACAACCGCGTCGCCGTCATCGCGTCGCAGATCTCGGGGGTCGCGCCCGTGCTCCGCCATCGTTGGGACGAGTACCGGCTCCAGCGCACCGCCGTCGGTCTCGCCGTGTCCGGCAAGCTCCGGGTGACGGAGCTCATCTCGCACACGATGCCGCTCGAGCAGGGTCGCGCGGCGTTCGAACTCCTCGACGAAGCCCCGCGCGACGTGCTCCAGGTCGTGCTCGACGCGAAGGCGGTGTGA
- a CDS encoding zinc-dependent alcohol dehydrogenase: MRTVQYKRDRLFVEAEEARHAPAAGQVQVEVAYVGLCGTDLHIFHGSMDGRVGADAVIGHEMSGRVAAVGEGVDGWSMGDAVTVMPLDWDGTCPACLAGNQHICQNLDFIGIDSPGALQQWWNVPARTLVRVPEGLRLDHAALVEPVAVSVHDVRRSGLVPGEKAVVIGGGPIGVLIATAARDFGGEVVVVELDATRRAAVADLGFEVLDPRAVDQVVWVDEWTGGAGADVVFEVSGSAAAVLGATSLARVRGRVVVVAIHPEPRPIDLQRVFWRELTLIGARVYERRDFETAVEMLARGVVPAEALITRIEPLARVGEAFAELEAGRAMKILIDLEASSDAEADADDDSATTGDRS; this comes from the coding sequence GTGCGCACCGTTCAGTACAAGAGGGATCGCCTGTTCGTCGAGGCCGAGGAAGCCAGGCACGCGCCGGCCGCCGGCCAGGTGCAGGTCGAGGTGGCCTACGTCGGCCTGTGCGGCACCGATCTGCACATCTTCCACGGCTCGATGGACGGCCGCGTCGGCGCCGACGCGGTGATCGGCCACGAGATGAGCGGGCGCGTCGCCGCCGTGGGCGAGGGTGTCGATGGCTGGTCGATGGGCGACGCCGTCACGGTGATGCCTCTCGACTGGGACGGCACGTGCCCGGCCTGCCTCGCGGGCAACCAGCACATCTGCCAGAACCTCGACTTCATCGGCATCGACTCGCCCGGAGCGCTCCAGCAGTGGTGGAACGTGCCCGCCCGGACCCTCGTGCGCGTGCCTGAGGGGCTGCGCCTCGATCACGCCGCTCTCGTCGAACCGGTCGCGGTCTCGGTGCACGACGTGCGCCGCTCCGGGCTCGTCCCCGGGGAGAAGGCCGTCGTGATCGGCGGAGGACCCATCGGCGTGCTCATCGCCACCGCCGCTCGCGACTTCGGGGGAGAGGTCGTCGTCGTCGAACTCGACGCCACCCGTCGCGCCGCCGTCGCGGACCTCGGCTTCGAGGTGCTCGACCCGCGTGCCGTCGACCAGGTCGTGTGGGTGGACGAGTGGACGGGAGGGGCCGGAGCCGACGTGGTCTTCGAGGTCTCGGGATCCGCGGCCGCCGTGCTCGGCGCGACCTCGCTCGCTCGCGTCCGTGGACGCGTCGTCGTCGTGGCGATCCACCCGGAGCCCCGGCCCATCGACCTGCAGCGCGTGTTCTGGCGCGAGCTGACCCTCATCGGCGCGCGCGTCTACGAGCGGCGCGACTTCGAGACGGCCGTCGAGATGCTCGCCCGTGGCGTCGTGCCCGCCGAGGCTCTCATCACCAGGATCGAACCGCTCGCCCGTGTCGGCGAAGCCTTCGCGGAACTCGAGGCCGGCCGGGCGATGAAGATCCTCATCGACCTGGAGGCGTCGTCCGACGCCGAAGCCGACGCAGACGACGACAGCGCCACGACGGGGGACCGCTCGTGA
- the eda gene encoding bifunctional 4-hydroxy-2-oxoglutarate aldolase/2-dehydro-3-deoxy-phosphogluconate aldolase, whose protein sequence is MSGEPAPDATADVVDRLARAGVVPVVVIDDATHADGLGDALVAAGITAVEVTLRTTAGLDVVRRLAARGDLLVGAGTVLTAAQVDEVADTGATFVVSPGLDADVVARCLDRGVLPLPGVATATEVQRAVSLGLSVLKFFPSSQLGGLPTMSALAGPFPGVRFFPSGGVGPDEARDLLASELVVAVGASWVAPRSDIAAGDLDGLATRAKAALARVLGDGHSGTEPAQRASDPTEGTPIVTLGETMLLFHPPGTGTLAHTPSVAVGIGGAESNVAIALARLGAPATWVGVVGDDGAGDRIVRELRGEGVDLIVRVDPYVPTAVMLKERPTPGTARITYHRRGNAGSRIGPADVPLDAIRSASCLHVTGITPALSDSARDAVLLAVDTAVAAGVPVSFDVNHRPSLWRDRDPVRLYRRLASAATLVFAGEDEARLLLGDDVSVDADVSSVAAALAAFGPRHAVVKRGADGCVAVVDGVQYERAAVPVAVVDTVGAGDAFVAGYLAEFVSGLPVEGCLETAVTVGAFQCSVPGDWEGLPRRRDLALLAATEPVTR, encoded by the coding sequence GTGAGCGGAGAACCGGCCCCGGACGCGACGGCGGACGTCGTCGACCGTCTGGCGCGAGCCGGTGTCGTCCCGGTGGTCGTGATCGATGACGCGACGCACGCCGACGGTCTCGGCGACGCGCTCGTCGCGGCCGGGATCACCGCGGTCGAAGTGACCCTCCGAACCACGGCGGGGCTCGACGTCGTGCGCCGGCTGGCGGCGCGCGGCGACCTGCTCGTCGGTGCCGGGACCGTGCTCACGGCTGCCCAGGTCGACGAGGTCGCCGACACGGGTGCGACGTTCGTGGTGAGCCCGGGTCTCGACGCCGACGTCGTCGCGCGCTGTCTCGACCGCGGCGTCCTGCCTCTCCCGGGCGTCGCCACAGCGACGGAGGTGCAACGGGCGGTCTCGCTCGGCCTTTCCGTCCTCAAGTTCTTCCCCTCCTCCCAGCTGGGCGGGCTCCCCACGATGAGCGCCCTCGCCGGGCCGTTCCCCGGCGTCCGCTTCTTCCCGAGCGGGGGCGTCGGCCCCGACGAGGCGCGTGACCTGCTCGCGAGTGAGCTCGTCGTCGCGGTGGGTGCCAGCTGGGTCGCCCCGCGGTCCGACATCGCCGCCGGCGATCTCGACGGCCTCGCCACGCGGGCGAAGGCGGCCCTCGCGCGGGTGCTCGGCGACGGGCACTCCGGTACGGAACCGGCGCAGCGGGCGTCCGATCCCACGGAGGGTACTCCGATCGTCACGCTCGGCGAGACCATGCTCCTCTTCCACCCGCCCGGCACCGGCACGCTCGCCCACACTCCGAGCGTGGCCGTGGGGATCGGTGGTGCCGAGTCGAACGTCGCCATCGCCCTCGCCCGCCTCGGCGCGCCGGCCACATGGGTCGGCGTCGTCGGAGACGACGGTGCAGGCGATCGCATCGTCCGCGAGCTGCGCGGTGAGGGAGTGGACCTCATCGTGCGCGTCGATCCGTACGTGCCCACCGCGGTCATGCTCAAGGAGCGCCCGACGCCCGGCACCGCCCGCATCACGTATCACCGTCGCGGGAACGCCGGGAGCCGGATCGGGCCGGCGGACGTTCCGCTCGACGCGATCCGTTCGGCGTCGTGCCTGCATGTGACGGGCATCACGCCGGCCCTCTCCGACTCAGCGCGCGACGCCGTGCTCCTCGCCGTGGACACGGCCGTGGCTGCCGGAGTCCCCGTGTCGTTCGACGTGAATCACCGACCCTCGCTCTGGCGGGATCGCGATCCCGTCCGGCTGTATCGGCGTCTCGCGTCGGCGGCGACGCTCGTCTTCGCGGGGGAGGACGAGGCTCGTCTCCTGCTCGGCGACGATGTCTCGGTCGATGCGGACGTCTCGTCCGTGGCCGCGGCGCTCGCCGCGTTCGGTCCGCGCCATGCGGTCGTCAAGCGAGGCGCCGACGGCTGCGTCGCGGTGGTCGACGGCGTCCAGTACGAGCGAGCGGCCGTGCCCGTCGCCGTCGTCGACACGGTGGGGGCGGGGGACGCGTTCGTCGCCGGGTACCTCGCCGAGTTCGTATCGGGTCTCCCCGTCGAGGGCTGCCTCGAGACGGCGGTCACCGTCGGGGCCTTCCAGTGCTCGGTGCCGGGCGACTGGGAGGGTCTTCCGCGTCGCCGGGACCTCGCCCTGCTCGCAGCGACGGAACCGGTGACGCGATGA
- a CDS encoding SDR family oxidoreductase gives MSDPFDLTGRLAVVTGARRGIGLAMAESLARAGADIVGVSAAMTSDGGEVGDRVRALGREFRGIACDLGDRQAVLDLAADLDDPARPVDILVNNAGTIERVPAVDHPVELWDRVLEVNLTGPFLLAQALAKPMLARGSGSIIFTASLLSFQGGITVPGYTASKSAVAGLVKALSNEWAAHGVRVNAVAPGYIATDNTAALQADENRSRSILERIPAGRWGAADDIGGAVVFLASDASTYVTGITLPVDGGWLGR, from the coding sequence GTGAGCGACCCGTTCGACCTCACCGGCCGCCTCGCGGTCGTCACGGGGGCGCGGCGCGGCATCGGCCTCGCCATGGCCGAGTCGCTCGCCCGCGCCGGCGCCGACATCGTGGGTGTGAGCGCGGCGATGACGAGCGACGGCGGAGAGGTGGGAGACCGCGTCCGCGCGCTGGGCCGTGAGTTCCGCGGCATCGCGTGCGATCTCGGGGACCGGCAGGCGGTCCTCGACCTCGCCGCCGATCTCGACGACCCCGCTCGACCCGTCGACATCCTCGTCAACAACGCGGGGACGATCGAGCGGGTGCCGGCGGTCGACCACCCCGTGGAGCTGTGGGACCGGGTGCTCGAGGTGAACCTCACCGGTCCGTTCCTCCTCGCGCAGGCGCTCGCGAAGCCGATGCTCGCGCGCGGCTCCGGCTCGATCATCTTCACCGCGTCGCTGCTGAGCTTCCAGGGCGGCATCACCGTGCCGGGCTACACGGCATCGAAGTCGGCCGTGGCCGGCCTCGTCAAGGCGCTCTCGAACGAGTGGGCCGCGCACGGCGTCCGCGTCAATGCGGTGGCGCCCGGCTACATCGCGACAGACAACACGGCCGCGCTCCAGGCGGACGAGAACCGGTCCCGCTCCATCCTCGAACGCATCCCCGCCGGTCGCTGGGGTGCGGCCGACGACATCGGCGGCGCCGTCGTCTTCCTCGCGAGCGACGCCTCGACCTACGTGACGGGGATCACCCTGCCCGTCGACGGCGGATGGCTGGGCCGGTGA
- a CDS encoding GntR family transcriptional regulator, which yields MASNSLSDAWASEPIGRVAAPLREQVTDSIRQAIMDFDLQPGQRLVERELMERLGVSRTTIREAIRELAAEGLVTVVPQKGAVVTAPSLEDAIDLYEVRASLESLIVQRFVERATDEQVERLAGAVDYLESVTTATSEIREVLRAKDRFYTVLLEGARSAALQQMLDSIRARVQVLRATSLSEAGRPLEVVRELRFIVEAVSRRDVTQASALCAMHIRAASVTALAHLRAEQRA from the coding sequence ATGGCGAGCAACTCGCTGTCTGACGCGTGGGCCTCCGAGCCCATCGGGAGAGTGGCTGCGCCGCTGCGCGAGCAGGTGACGGATTCCATCCGGCAGGCGATCATGGACTTCGATCTCCAGCCGGGTCAGCGACTCGTCGAGCGCGAACTCATGGAGCGCCTCGGTGTCTCGCGGACGACCATCCGCGAGGCCATCCGCGAACTCGCAGCCGAAGGTCTCGTGACGGTCGTGCCGCAGAAGGGTGCCGTCGTGACGGCACCGTCGCTCGAGGACGCGATCGATCTCTACGAGGTGCGGGCGTCGCTCGAATCGCTCATCGTCCAGCGCTTCGTCGAGCGCGCCACCGACGAGCAGGTCGAGCGTCTTGCCGGTGCCGTCGACTACCTCGAATCCGTCACGACGGCGACGTCGGAGATCCGCGAGGTCCTCCGGGCGAAGGACCGCTTCTACACGGTCCTCCTCGAGGGCGCTCGGAGCGCCGCTCTCCAGCAGATGCTCGACAGCATCAGGGCGCGGGTCCAGGTGCTGCGCGCGACCTCGCTGTCGGAGGCCGGACGGCCGCTCGAAGTCGTCAGGGAACTCCGTTTCATCGTGGAGGCCGTCTCCCGCCGCGACGTCACCCAGGCCTCGGCTCTCTGCGCGATGCACATCCGCGCCGCGTCCGTCACGGCCCTCGCCCACCTCCGCGCGGAGCAGCGCGCCTGA
- a CDS encoding carbohydrate ABC transporter permease: MTTASLPAAAAATTPERRRRGARGPVNSSPPVTRRAQTRLGLILVAPVMILTVVFFVFPLANALYYSVVDFDGIDPNPSFVGLANFQEMFLDPEVWHALGNNLIWIVIGTAAPLVIGLLVSVLLWTTRAGTSPYRVIFFLPYVLPGVAIGIVWGWIYDPVSGWLNQALTVVGLGDLARGWLGDPNLALYAVLATAVWASTGFVIVILLSALRNVDIELVDAARIDGANPAQRLWYVILPQIMPVFLMVLTLTLVGGFSVFDIIFIMTGGGPAGATNTIGTYAYSQAFELSRIGYGTTLALLITVLSVPVAVFLNRLQRRLSLDGSGA; the protein is encoded by the coding sequence ATGACCACCGCATCCCTCCCGGCCGCCGCGGCGGCGACGACTCCCGAACGTCGTCGCCGCGGTGCACGGGGACCCGTGAACTCGTCACCGCCCGTGACCCGCCGGGCGCAGACCCGACTCGGTCTCATCCTCGTGGCGCCCGTCATGATCCTCACCGTCGTGTTCTTCGTCTTCCCGCTCGCCAACGCGCTCTACTACTCGGTCGTCGACTTCGACGGGATCGACCCGAACCCGTCGTTCGTGGGTCTCGCCAACTTCCAGGAGATGTTCCTCGACCCGGAGGTGTGGCACGCCCTCGGCAACAACCTCATCTGGATCGTCATCGGCACGGCGGCCCCGCTCGTCATCGGACTCCTCGTCTCGGTGCTGCTCTGGACGACACGGGCGGGCACCTCGCCGTACCGTGTCATCTTCTTCCTGCCGTACGTCCTGCCCGGCGTGGCCATCGGCATCGTCTGGGGTTGGATCTACGACCCGGTGAGCGGATGGCTCAACCAGGCGCTCACCGTGGTGGGGCTCGGCGACCTCGCGCGCGGATGGCTCGGCGATCCGAACCTCGCCCTCTACGCCGTGCTGGCCACCGCGGTGTGGGCGTCGACCGGCTTCGTCATCGTCATCCTGCTGTCGGCCCTGCGGAACGTCGACATCGAGCTCGTCGACGCCGCACGCATCGACGGCGCCAACCCGGCGCAGCGGCTCTGGTACGTCATCCTTCCGCAGATCATGCCGGTGTTCCTCATGGTGCTGACCCTCACGCTCGTCGGTGGATTCAGCGTCTTCGACATCATCTTCATCATGACCGGTGGCGGTCCCGCCGGTGCCACGAACACGATCGGCACGTACGCCTACAGCCAGGCGTTCGAGCTGAGCCGCATCGGCTACGGCACCACGCTCGCGCTCCTCATCACCGTGCTGTCGGTGCCGGTCGCGGTCTTCCTCAACCGTCTGCAGAGACGGCTCTCCCTCGACGGATCGGGTGCCTGA
- a CDS encoding sugar phosphate isomerase/epimerase family protein, with translation MAFKLAAQESTCEGDTLEEKFAFAQSVGFDGIELSGRGNGVFVSRIPELQAARAAAVVMPSAVAHTDHFIGDFDPEIRRGAIDELKDLLGAIAAAGGNGFVTPHAFGLFSRHLPPFTPPRSDEDSRRLLLEALDEVAAHAAGLGVVAYLEPLNRFEDFVVNTLADASWYVDEIGSPGLAVVADTWHMSIEESDTGAAIRAAGARIGHVQLGDSNRLEPGAGHYDWDDTLDALDDIGYEGWLAMECGLSGPARDVLPRVASLLRRE, from the coding sequence GTGGCCTTCAAGCTCGCCGCGCAGGAGTCCACGTGCGAGGGCGACACCCTCGAGGAGAAGTTCGCGTTCGCGCAGTCCGTCGGTTTCGACGGCATCGAGCTCTCGGGCCGCGGGAACGGCGTCTTCGTCTCCCGCATCCCGGAGCTCCAGGCAGCCCGTGCCGCTGCCGTCGTGATGCCGAGCGCCGTCGCGCACACCGATCACTTCATCGGCGACTTCGACCCCGAGATCCGCCGGGGCGCGATCGACGAGCTGAAGGACCTGCTCGGCGCGATCGCCGCGGCGGGAGGGAACGGCTTCGTGACGCCGCACGCCTTCGGTCTGTTCTCGCGGCACCTGCCGCCCTTCACTCCTCCGCGCAGCGACGAGGACTCTCGCCGTCTCCTGCTCGAGGCGCTCGACGAGGTGGCCGCGCATGCCGCCGGCCTCGGGGTGGTCGCGTATCTCGAGCCGCTCAACCGCTTCGAGGACTTCGTCGTGAACACGCTCGCGGACGCGAGCTGGTACGTCGACGAGATCGGCTCCCCGGGACTCGCCGTCGTGGCCGACACATGGCACATGTCGATCGAGGAATCCGACACGGGCGCGGCCATCCGCGCCGCCGGCGCACGGATCGGTCACGTGCAGCTCGGCGACAGCAACCGCCTCGAACCGGGCGCCGGTCACTACGACTGGGACGACACCCTCGATGCGCTCGACGACATCGGGTACGAGGGCTGGCTCGCCATGGAGTGCGGGCTCAGCGGCCCCGCTCGCGACGTGCTGCCGCGCGTGGCCTCTCTCCTCCGACGCGAATAG
- a CDS encoding LacI family DNA-binding transcriptional regulator produces the protein MHVRPRLADVAARAGVSEKTVSNLLNGYPYISATTRQKVESAISDLGYRPNLSARSMGRGRTGFIALAVPSLSNPHFAELAGRVIEAAKRHHWTVLIEETGGRKASEDTVVSTMPYLVDGIILHPESLTDDDVEDRARDTPIVLFGERGLELVADRVVADNVSAADEITQHLIDTGHRRIATVGIRSDAHLQASQFRDEGFRLALSRNGIPFEDDLVIDVPDYSRAAGAGAAHILAAMEPRPDAVLCFNTAVAAGVLSGLYALGIRVPDQIGVAAFDDIDEAEFTAPPLTTIAWDVGGMAEEAVRLLAERYDSRDLPTRDVTLQHTLKTRASSTPRL, from the coding sequence ATGCACGTACGTCCACGCCTCGCCGACGTCGCCGCTCGCGCAGGCGTGTCGGAGAAGACGGTCTCCAACCTCCTGAACGGATACCCGTATATCTCGGCGACGACCCGGCAGAAGGTCGAGTCTGCGATCTCCGACCTCGGCTACCGACCCAATCTGTCAGCCCGAAGCATGGGGCGGGGGCGCACGGGCTTCATCGCCCTCGCCGTCCCCAGCCTGTCGAACCCGCACTTCGCCGAGCTCGCAGGGCGGGTGATCGAGGCGGCGAAACGGCACCACTGGACCGTCCTGATCGAGGAGACGGGCGGTCGGAAGGCATCGGAGGACACTGTCGTGAGCACGATGCCCTACCTCGTCGACGGCATCATCCTGCACCCCGAGTCCCTGACCGACGACGACGTCGAGGACCGCGCCAGGGACACCCCCATCGTGCTCTTCGGCGAACGTGGCCTCGAACTCGTCGCCGACCGCGTCGTGGCCGACAACGTCTCGGCCGCCGACGAGATCACGCAGCATCTCATCGACACGGGGCACCGGCGCATCGCCACCGTCGGCATCCGATCGGACGCGCATCTCCAGGCGAGCCAGTTCCGCGACGAGGGTTTCCGACTCGCGCTCTCACGCAACGGAATCCCGTTCGAGGACGACCTCGTCATCGACGTCCCGGACTACAGTCGCGCGGCCGGGGCGGGGGCCGCGCACATCCTGGCCGCGATGGAGCCGCGACCCGACGCCGTGCTCTGCTTCAACACCGCCGTCGCCGCCGGGGTCCTCAGCGGCCTGTACGCCCTCGGCATCCGCGTGCCCGACCAGATCGGGGTGGCCGCGTTCGACGACATCGACGAAGCGGAATTTACGGCCCCTCCCCTCACGACGATCGCCTGGGACGTCGGCGGTATGGCCGAGGAGGCGGTGCGGCTCCTGGCGGAACGCTACGACTCCCGCGATCTGCCGACGCGCGACGTCACGCTGCAGCACACCCTCAAGACCCGGGCGAGCTCGACCCCGCGCCTCTAG